One genomic window of Ilyobacter polytropus DSM 2926 includes the following:
- the glgD gene encoding glucose-1-phosphate adenylyltransferase subunit GlgD: MTNNYMAMILLTEKDDDIRGLTKNRNIASTPVGGRYRVIDFALSNMVNAGLRNVGLFVGKQNSRSLVDHLGSGGPWDLDRKIDGMFLFNFAGGEGSRTDISILENNLEYFYRSKQDHVFVTSSYMVCSMDAKKFIEEHEESEADISIIYKNVKNADVSFYGCDTINLNEDGYVEGIGKNLHFKKEEKISLEGFIMKKDTFIKMICEATQNGSYTSFKDLISRNVNKYKVKGLEFEGYLRCINSTKEYFKFNMDVLDLDVRRDLFFRHGKILTKIKDTPPSLFKNGSEVTNSLVANGCTIEGTVKNSVVSRHVKIEEGTEIEDCVILQDCTIKKGSKLKNVVIDKNTVIAEGEELKASVEFPLVIEKKIGINSERFKELYWPLEDM; the protein is encoded by the coding sequence ATGACAAACAACTATATGGCGATGATACTCCTAACGGAAAAAGACGACGATATAAGAGGGCTAACTAAAAATAGAAATATAGCCTCCACTCCAGTAGGAGGAAGATATAGAGTTATTGACTTTGCACTTTCAAACATGGTTAATGCAGGTTTGAGAAATGTAGGGCTCTTTGTAGGTAAGCAAAACAGTAGATCTTTAGTAGACCACTTAGGTAGCGGAGGACCTTGGGATCTAGACAGAAAAATAGACGGAATGTTTCTTTTCAACTTTGCAGGTGGAGAGGGATCCCGTACTGACATTTCTATCTTAGAAAACAACTTAGAATACTTTTACAGAAGTAAACAGGATCATGTTTTTGTAACTTCCTCTTACATGGTGTGCAGCATGGATGCTAAAAAATTCATCGAAGAACATGAGGAAAGCGAAGCAGATATATCTATTATCTATAAAAATGTAAAAAATGCTGATGTAAGTTTTTACGGATGTGATACAATAAACCTAAATGAAGACGGATATGTAGAAGGTATCGGAAAAAATCTTCATTTTAAAAAAGAGGAAAAAATCTCATTAGAGGGATTCATAATGAAAAAAGATACCTTCATAAAAATGATCTGTGAAGCAACTCAAAATGGATCTTATACTTCATTCAAAGATCTAATCTCTAGAAACGTAAATAAATATAAAGTGAAAGGTCTTGAATTTGAAGGTTATCTACGATGTATCAATTCTACAAAGGAATACTTCAAATTTAACATGGATGTACTTGATCTAGATGTGAGAAGAGATCTATTCTTCAGACACGGAAAAATACTTACAAAGATAAAAGATACTCCGCCTTCTTTATTTAAAAATGGGTCGGAAGTTACAAATTCACTTGTTGCCAACGGATGTACTATAGAGGGAACGGTTAAAAACAGTGTCGTCTCAAGACACGTAAAAATTGAAGAAGGAACTGAGATAGAAGATTGTGTAATCCTTCAAGACTGCACCATCAAAAAAGGTTCAAAATTAAAAAATGTCGTAATTGATAAAAATACAGTAATAGCAGAAGGAGAGGAATTAAAAGCTTCAGTGGAATTCCCTCTTGTCATAGAAAAGAAAATAGGAATCAATTCAGAACGATTCAAGGAACTTTATTGGCCTCTAGAAGATATGTAA
- the glgB gene encoding 1,4-alpha-glucan branching protein GlgB, which yields MSNKTEIDRYLFHRGEHKRTYEYMGAHLTKNGTFFRVWAPRAKSVSVIGNFNNWNSSANPMSKINNEGIWELEIDGITKGEIYKFDIETQFGDRVQKSDPYAFYSELRPNTASIVYGLEKYKWQDSKWLTKRKKTNHYESPMNIYELHLGSWKQKELSGDKIKNIDHSSNIIEIDHECFYNFREIADELSKYVKYMGYTHIEIMPVSEYPLDASWGYQGTGYYSVTSRYGTPEDFKYFVEKMHEKNIGVILDWVPGHFCKDSHALYRFDGTPTYEYQWELLGENYDWGTANFDLSRNEVKSFLISNALYWIREFHIDGLRIDAVANMIYLDYGKKGDHPELKNEHGGNENLWAVEFLRELNKSILEEYPGVYIAAEESTAWPLVTKPGYVGGLGFTYKWNMGWMNDMLAYMELDPLYRKWHHNYITFSFMYAFSENYVLPLSHDEVVHGKKSLLDKMPGTYEEKFSNLRAFYGYTMLHPGKKLLFMGGEFGQFVEWKYYEDLDWNLLEYPKHKEMKKYTRALNLFYKKEKALWENDCSHDGFQWIDCLNYEESIISFIRKSKDKDDFVIGVFNFTPVSKKGYRLGVPRFAVYEEVFNSDLHEYGGTGMTNNEELHPSPEPWHEMKYSIMIDIPPLSAVFYKAQLNKRGKSNG from the coding sequence ATGAGCAATAAAACCGAAATAGACCGATACCTCTTTCACAGAGGAGAACACAAAAGAACCTATGAATATATGGGAGCACACCTTACAAAAAATGGAACTTTTTTCAGGGTCTGGGCCCCTAGAGCAAAGTCCGTAAGTGTCATAGGAAATTTCAACAACTGGAATTCCTCTGCCAATCCCATGTCAAAGATTAATAACGAAGGTATATGGGAACTTGAAATAGACGGAATCACCAAGGGTGAAATTTATAAATTTGACATAGAAACTCAGTTTGGAGACAGGGTTCAAAAAAGTGATCCATACGCTTTCTATTCTGAACTAAGACCTAATACTGCATCTATAGTATATGGTCTAGAAAAATACAAATGGCAAGACAGTAAATGGCTGACAAAACGTAAAAAGACCAATCATTACGAGAGTCCTATGAATATTTATGAACTACATTTAGGTTCATGGAAGCAAAAAGAACTCTCAGGAGATAAGATAAAAAATATTGATCATTCGTCAAATATAATCGAGATTGACCATGAGTGTTTTTATAACTTTAGAGAGATCGCAGATGAACTATCTAAATATGTAAAATATATGGGATACACCCATATTGAAATAATGCCTGTGTCAGAATATCCCCTAGATGCTTCCTGGGGTTATCAAGGGACAGGTTATTATTCTGTAACCAGCAGATACGGAACACCTGAGGACTTTAAGTATTTTGTAGAAAAGATGCATGAAAAAAATATAGGGGTTATATTAGATTGGGTTCCTGGGCATTTTTGTAAAGACAGTCACGCCTTATATAGATTCGACGGGACTCCAACCTATGAATACCAGTGGGAACTTTTAGGAGAGAATTATGACTGGGGAACTGCGAACTTTGACCTTTCTAGAAACGAAGTAAAGAGTTTTCTTATCTCTAATGCCCTTTATTGGATAAGGGAGTTTCACATAGACGGTCTTCGTATAGATGCCGTTGCAAATATGATCTATCTAGATTACGGTAAAAAAGGTGACCATCCAGAACTAAAAAACGAACATGGTGGAAATGAAAATCTTTGGGCCGTAGAATTCTTGAGAGAACTGAATAAATCAATTCTCGAGGAATATCCAGGGGTTTATATCGCCGCTGAGGAATCTACTGCATGGCCTCTTGTGACAAAACCAGGTTATGTCGGAGGACTAGGTTTTACATATAAATGGAATATGGGATGGATGAACGACATGCTCGCTTATATGGAGCTCGACCCTCTATACAGAAAGTGGCATCACAACTATATCACCTTTTCCTTTATGTATGCATTCTCAGAGAATTACGTACTTCCCTTATCTCACGATGAAGTGGTACACGGTAAAAAGTCATTATTGGACAAAATGCCAGGTACATATGAAGAAAAATTCTCCAACTTAAGAGCTTTTTATGGCTATACCATGCTTCATCCTGGTAAAAAATTACTGTTTATGGGAGGGGAATTCGGTCAGTTTGTCGAATGGAAATATTATGAAGACCTCGACTGGAATCTCTTGGAATATCCAAAACATAAAGAGATGAAAAAGTATACCCGAGCTCTAAACTTGTTTTATAAAAAAGAAAAAGCTCTCTGGGAAAATGACTGTTCTCATGACGGTTTTCAATGGATAGACTGTTTAAATTATGAAGAGAGTATAATCTCTTTTATACGTAAGAGTAAAGACAAAGATGATTTTGTAATAGGTGTATTCAATTTTACACCTGTCTCTAAAAAAGGATATAGATTAGGAGTGCCTCGCTTCGCAGTATACGAAGAGGTATTCAACAGCGACCTTCACGAATATGGAGGTACTGGTATGACAAATAATGAAGAACTTCATCCTTCACCGGAACCATGGCATGAAATGAAATACAGCATCATGATTGATATCCCGCCTCTATCAGCGGTATTCTATAAAGCTCAACTAAATAAAAGGGGGAAAAGCAATGGCTAG
- a CDS encoding sensor histidine kinase yields MSIKNKLFFLLSLIMIIITLSLYLFSEIHFEKYYFNVKKDKLLEVSEYVKTSGYDIDIGKLEQETGVRVDLFPFDFIEPELLQDSGTKKEEILGLLKNPGTYFYKKSIDRFFRVETLVLFTAYDNKRLLVVGVPVNFIKEQMDIVTAYHLKIIFIAFILGIILVKVFSGRITKPLIEIQNLAHRVARFDFSKRFTKKSKDEIGDLGESINMMSESLESNILEINSAKEKLLEANKILLKDIEKEKAIDQMRKEFISNVSHELKTPIAVISNYTEGLRDGIAPDEKTRNFYLEIIQDEVLEMDKLVKSLLFLSKLERGYEDFAMEELDLKEIIEKEISINKLLMDKKSITLKSELENGQILGDHDKISMVIRNLISNAVKYVSDNGSIHIKLQKIDKNMRFEIFNNCDIEEDELEKLWVPFFRVDKSRTRDSGTGLGLTIVRKILSSHGYRYGVEKVEKGLLFWFEGGEVEI; encoded by the coding sequence GTGAGCATAAAAAATAAATTATTTTTTCTTTTATCACTGATAATGATAATAATAACTTTATCTTTGTATCTTTTCAGTGAAATACATTTTGAAAAGTATTATTTTAATGTTAAAAAAGATAAACTCCTAGAGGTTTCTGAATATGTAAAAACATCAGGCTATGATATCGATATAGGAAAGCTTGAGCAAGAAACCGGTGTTCGGGTTGATTTATTTCCCTTTGATTTCATAGAACCTGAACTCCTTCAGGATAGTGGGACAAAAAAAGAGGAAATTTTGGGACTTTTGAAGAATCCAGGAACTTATTTTTACAAAAAAAGTATTGATAGATTTTTTAGAGTGGAAACTCTTGTCCTATTTACCGCATACGACAATAAAAGACTTCTGGTAGTGGGTGTTCCTGTAAACTTTATAAAAGAGCAGATGGACATAGTAACAGCTTACCATTTAAAAATAATATTTATAGCTTTTATACTGGGGATTATTTTAGTCAAAGTTTTTTCTGGCAGAATAACCAAACCTCTCATAGAAATACAAAATCTTGCTCATAGAGTTGCAAGATTTGATTTTTCAAAAAGGTTCACAAAAAAATCAAAGGATGAAATAGGCGACTTGGGAGAAAGTATAAATATGATGTCAGAGAGCCTTGAAAGCAACATTCTAGAGATCAACTCTGCTAAAGAAAAACTTCTAGAGGCAAATAAAATACTTCTGAAAGATATAGAAAAAGAAAAAGCAATAGACCAAATGAGAAAGGAGTTTATCTCCAATGTAAGTCATGAGCTGAAAACCCCCATAGCTGTTATAAGTAATTATACTGAGGGATTAAGAGACGGAATAGCTCCTGATGAAAAAACAAGAAATTTTTATCTTGAGATCATACAGGATGAGGTTTTAGAGATGGATAAGCTTGTTAAATCACTTCTGTTTCTTTCAAAATTGGAAAGAGGTTATGAAGACTTTGCAATGGAAGAGCTAGACCTAAAAGAGATAATAGAAAAAGAGATAAGCATAAACAAGCTCCTTATGGATAAAAAATCTATCACTTTAAAATCAGAACTAGAGAATGGCCAAATCCTAGGGGATCACGATAAAATCTCTATGGTAATAAGAAACCTTATCAGTAATGCTGTAAAATATGTTTCAGATAATGGTTCTATACATATCAAACTCCAAAAAATCGATAAAAATATGAGATTTGAGATTTTTAACAACTGTGATATAGAGGAAGATGAATTAGAAAAATTATGGGTCCCTTTTTTCAGAGTCGATAAATCCCGGACAAGGGACAGCGGCACTGGTCTTGGGCTGACCATAGTTAGAAAAATTCTGAGCAGTCACGGATATAGATATGGAGTGGAAAAAGTAGAAAAAGGTTTGCTTTTCTGGTTTGAAGGAGGGGAGGTAGAGATATGA
- the glgA gene encoding glycogen synthase GlgA — MKILFVTGEAWPFIKTGGLGDVSHSLPKSLVKTGVDIRVILPKYKAIDYKYKSKMKHLGHTYVKLSWRNQYCGIDMLEYDGVKYYFVDNEHYFKRDNVYGEFDDCERFGFFSKSVLAALEVMEFEPDLIHCNDWHSGLTPVYLKELQRNDTYKNVKTLYTIHNLKYQGIFSMETLDDVLGLSHDIHFREDSMKFFDAISFLKGGVNYSDYVSTVSSTYAEEIKMEFYGENLHGLFRHIDSRLSGIVNGIDYDIFNPRTDKDIATKFSQSKIDKKIKNKLELQKELGLTVSEDIPMIGIITRLVRQKGIDLITHVLQELLQMDLQIVILGTGDQDYEDIFEYYSQVYPSKLSSNITFNDAMAKKIYASSDMFLMPSLFEPCGLSQMIAMRYGSVPVVRETGGLRDTVKPYNAKKKQGTGFTFSNYNAHEMLDTIKCAVEVYQNKKAWKELILRGMNEKNSWSHAAKNYKSFYKEILG; from the coding sequence ATGAAAATATTATTCGTAACTGGTGAAGCATGGCCTTTTATTAAAACAGGAGGACTGGGAGACGTATCTCATTCTCTCCCAAAATCACTCGTAAAAACCGGGGTAGATATTAGAGTGATCCTGCCTAAATACAAGGCGATAGACTATAAATACAAGAGCAAAATGAAGCATCTGGGACACACATATGTGAAGCTTTCCTGGAGAAATCAATACTGTGGGATAGATATGCTCGAATACGACGGAGTTAAGTATTATTTTGTTGATAACGAGCATTATTTTAAGAGAGATAATGTATATGGCGAGTTTGATGACTGTGAAAGATTTGGTTTCTTCTCAAAATCGGTATTAGCTGCTTTAGAAGTTATGGAATTCGAGCCTGATCTCATTCATTGCAACGACTGGCATTCAGGACTTACTCCTGTCTATCTAAAAGAGCTTCAGAGAAATGATACCTATAAGAATGTAAAAACCCTCTATACTATACATAACCTAAAATATCAGGGTATTTTTTCTATGGAAACTCTAGATGATGTTCTAGGACTCTCACATGATATCCACTTTAGAGAGGACTCTATGAAATTTTTTGACGCTATCTCCTTCTTAAAAGGGGGAGTAAATTATTCAGACTATGTATCCACTGTAAGCAGCACCTATGCAGAAGAGATAAAGATGGAATTTTACGGAGAAAATCTTCACGGATTATTTAGACATATAGACAGCAGGCTTTCTGGAATAGTAAATGGTATAGACTATGATATTTTCAATCCTAGGACTGATAAAGATATCGCAACTAAATTCAGCCAGAGTAAAATAGATAAAAAAATTAAAAATAAGCTGGAACTTCAAAAAGAACTAGGCCTCACTGTATCAGAGGATATTCCTATGATCGGTATTATAACAAGATTGGTGAGACAAAAAGGAATCGACCTTATAACTCACGTGCTTCAGGAACTTCTACAGATGGACCTTCAAATAGTCATTTTGGGTACAGGGGATCAGGATTACGAGGATATCTTTGAGTATTATTCACAAGTTTATCCGTCTAAACTGTCTTCTAACATTACTTTCAATGATGCAATGGCAAAAAAAATATACGCATCATCTGACATGTTTTTAATGCCTTCACTTTTTGAACCCTGTGGACTCTCTCAGATGATTGCAATGAGATATGGTTCTGTCCCTGTGGTAAGAGAGACAGGTGGCTTAAGAGATACAGTAAAGCCTTATAACGCAAAGAAAAAACAGGGAACCGGATTTACTTTTTCCAATTACAATGCCCATGAAATGTTGGATACAATAAAATGTGCTGTAGAAGTATATCAGAATAAAAAAGCATGGAAAGAACTCATTCTTAGGGGTATGAATGAGAAGAATAGCTGGAGTCATGCTGCAAAAAATTATAAATCTTTTTACAAAGAAATATTGGGTTAA
- a CDS encoding response regulator transcription factor has translation MDKKILLAEDDWKLRRIASDFLKKEGYLVIEAEDGEQAIEFFFNNKIDLVILDIMMPKLDGWDVCREIRSERKNVPIIMLTAKGDEDDILKGYKLKTDEYVTKPVSLKILMAKVKALLRRNNNDSIINMGKLIINDSSHVVTLDGEILELSPREYEMLLYFVINKGIALSREKIITSLWGYDYEGDRRAVDSQIKRIRKKLGGEYIETVRGVGYKFEVS, from the coding sequence AGAAGGATTGCTTCAGACTTTTTAAAAAAAGAAGGATATCTCGTCATAGAAGCTGAGGATGGCGAACAAGCTATAGAGTTTTTTTTTAACAACAAAATAGACCTTGTAATACTAGATATCATGATGCCAAAATTAGACGGCTGGGATGTCTGCAGAGAGATCAGAAGCGAAAGGAAAAATGTCCCTATAATAATGCTAACCGCCAAGGGCGATGAAGATGATATATTAAAAGGGTATAAACTTAAGACCGATGAATATGTCACCAAACCTGTTTCACTTAAAATCTTAATGGCAAAGGTAAAGGCTCTTTTGAGAAGAAATAACAATGACTCTATTATCAATATGGGAAAACTAATCATAAATGACAGCAGCCACGTTGTTACTCTAGACGGAGAGATTTTAGAACTGTCTCCTAGAGAATATGAGATGCTTTTGTATTTTGTAATAAATAAAGGAATAGCATTAAGTAGAGAAAAAATAATAACTTCACTGTGGGGATATGACTATGAGGGAGATCGTAGGGCAGTAGATTCCCAGATAAAAAGAATAAGAAAAAAACTTGGCGGAGAATATATCGAAACTGTAAGAGGCGTGGGCTATAAATTTGAGGTGTCATAA
- a CDS encoding Spy/CpxP family protein refolding chaperone: MMKKLSLIFILVIFAVSADAAPFNNNPMKHKNMKTGVSYDNLTPDQKEKVMELRAELVNKESEINNRARDLRSEMNKCMLSKEPDMKKFEQLQKEATKLRRERRVLKENYMNRIRKIIDQQPD; encoded by the coding sequence ATGATGAAAAAATTAAGTTTGATTTTTATTCTTGTAATCTTTGCAGTCTCAGCTGATGCAGCTCCCTTCAATAATAATCCAATGAAACATAAAAACATGAAAACCGGTGTTTCCTATGATAATCTGACTCCAGATCAAAAAGAGAAGGTGATGGAGCTGAGAGCAGAGCTTGTCAATAAAGAGTCAGAAATAAACAATCGTGCGAGGGATTTGAGGTCTGAAATGAATAAATGTATGCTTTCTAAAGAACCAGACATGAAAAAATTTGAACAGCTTCAGAAAGAAGCAACAAAATTAAGAAGAGAGAGAAGAGTGTTAAAAGAGAACTATATGAACCGTATAAGAAAAATCATAGATCAACAGCCGGATTAA
- a CDS encoding glycogen/starch/alpha-glucan phosphorylase, whose translation MEFTKEMIKNGFALKLKSLYSKDLKNASDIQKYIAFSNLIRDYMSEGWFETNQQYKDKKVKQVYYLSMEFLIGKLLEKNLINLGISDLAKEALEDMGMDLDLLIKVEPDAGLGNGGLGRLAACFMDSLAALGLPGHGCGIRYKYGMFRQEIKDGYQVEMPDPWLKEPYPWEVRKENRSIKIRFGGTAYMKEVGNELEAVHENYYTVKAVPYDIPLSGYLNKTVNTLRLWSSEADTDEFDFQNFNSGNYLQSVEGKYTAELISQVLYPDDSTENGRQLRLKQEYFFVSASLQSILNYHREVKVDFKHLDDYVAIHINDTHPALAVAELMRILMDEDELNWKEAWDVTTKVCAYTNHTIMAEALEKWPASGFKRLLPRLFMIIEEINRRFCQEIIARHGDWDRVGRMSIIENGMVKMANLAIVGSHSVNGVAALHTEILKTKELKDFNDFYPGKFNNKTNGITHRRWLIKSNRALTNLIIDCIGDSWVRNPKDLEKMMIFKKDKDVLSKIEDIKRENKVKLAKYIFDKKEIVVDPDSIFDIHVKRIHGYKRQLLNCLHILYLYKKLKNDKNFDIYPRTFIFSAKAAPAYVFAKKIIKLINTLGDLINNDPEVNDKIKVVFIDNYNVSKAEKIIPAADVSEQISTASKEASGTGNMKFMMNGAITLATLDGANIEIKELVGDENIIIFGLTSEEVLKFYSSHKYNSVNFLKENQEIAELVETLVDGTLGVSITEFGEIYKELTEKNDYYFVLKDFKEYVKAQEKIEKLYKNKDKWAKKCLVNIAMSGHFSSDNTIAKYAQEIWNIKGEKIGE comes from the coding sequence TTGGAATTTACAAAAGAGATGATAAAAAACGGCTTTGCTTTAAAATTAAAAAGCCTCTACTCTAAAGATTTGAAAAATGCTTCTGATATTCAGAAATATATAGCTTTTTCCAACCTAATAAGAGACTATATGTCTGAAGGTTGGTTTGAAACCAATCAGCAGTATAAAGATAAGAAAGTAAAGCAAGTTTATTATCTGTCAATGGAATTCTTAATTGGTAAGCTTCTTGAAAAAAATCTAATCAATCTCGGAATATCAGATCTGGCAAAAGAAGCTTTAGAGGATATGGGAATGGATCTAGACCTACTGATAAAGGTAGAGCCTGATGCAGGACTTGGAAACGGAGGTCTAGGAAGGCTGGCTGCTTGTTTTATGGATTCCCTTGCAGCCCTTGGTCTTCCGGGACATGGCTGTGGGATAAGATATAAATACGGTATGTTTAGACAAGAGATAAAGGATGGCTATCAGGTAGAGATGCCAGATCCTTGGCTGAAAGAGCCCTACCCTTGGGAGGTAAGAAAAGAAAACAGGAGTATAAAGATAAGATTTGGCGGAACTGCCTATATGAAAGAAGTGGGTAACGAGCTAGAGGCTGTACATGAAAACTACTATACAGTAAAAGCCGTTCCATACGATATACCCCTTTCTGGATATTTAAATAAAACTGTCAACACACTGAGGTTATGGAGTTCCGAGGCTGATACAGACGAATTTGATTTTCAGAACTTTAACAGCGGAAACTATCTTCAGTCAGTAGAGGGTAAATATACTGCAGAACTAATATCTCAAGTTCTTTATCCTGATGATTCTACAGAAAACGGAAGACAGCTTAGACTAAAACAAGAGTATTTCTTTGTAAGTGCCAGTCTTCAGTCTATTTTGAATTATCACAGAGAAGTGAAAGTTGACTTTAAACATTTAGACGATTATGTGGCAATACACATTAATGACACTCACCCTGCCTTAGCAGTGGCTGAGCTCATGAGAATACTTATGGATGAAGATGAACTTAACTGGAAAGAGGCATGGGACGTAACAACAAAGGTCTGTGCCTATACAAATCACACTATCATGGCTGAAGCTCTTGAGAAATGGCCGGCTTCTGGATTTAAAAGGTTACTCCCTAGATTATTTATGATTATAGAAGAGATAAATAGAAGGTTTTGTCAGGAGATTATTGCCAGACACGGAGACTGGGACAGAGTCGGAAGAATGTCTATAATCGAAAACGGAATGGTAAAAATGGCCAACCTTGCAATCGTTGGAAGCCATTCTGTAAACGGAGTGGCAGCACTTCATACTGAGATCCTTAAAACAAAAGAGCTAAAGGACTTTAATGATTTTTACCCAGGAAAATTTAATAATAAAACTAACGGTATAACCCATAGAAGGTGGCTTATAAAGAGTAACAGAGCCCTTACGAACCTTATTATCGACTGTATAGGGGACAGCTGGGTAAGAAATCCTAAAGATCTTGAAAAAATGATGATCTTTAAAAAAGATAAAGATGTTTTATCCAAAATAGAGGATATAAAACGTGAAAACAAGGTGAAGCTTGCAAAATATATTTTTGATAAAAAAGAAATAGTTGTAGACCCGGATTCTATTTTTGACATTCATGTAAAAAGAATCCACGGCTATAAACGACAGCTCCTCAACTGTCTTCATATTCTCTACTTGTATAAAAAACTGAAAAACGATAAGAACTTTGATATTTATCCAAGGACTTTTATTTTCAGTGCCAAAGCAGCACCGGCATATGTATTCGCCAAAAAAATAATAAAACTTATCAATACACTGGGAGATCTTATAAATAATGATCCTGAAGTAAATGATAAGATTAAAGTCGTATTTATAGACAACTATAATGTCAGTAAGGCTGAAAAAATAATTCCTGCTGCTGATGTAAGTGAACAAATTTCCACCGCATCAAAAGAAGCCTCAGGAACAGGAAATATGAAATTTATGATGAACGGAGCCATAACCCTAGCCACTCTAGATGGTGCAAATATAGAGATAAAAGAGCTAGTCGGTGATGAAAATATCATTATCTTCGGTCTAACATCAGAAGAGGTTTTAAAATTCTATAGTTCCCATAAATACAACTCAGTAAATTTCCTAAAAGAAAATCAAGAGATAGCAGAATTGGTAGAAACTTTAGTTGATGGAACTCTAGGTGTTTCTATAACTGAGTTTGGAGAAATATACAAAGAGTTAACAGAAAAGAATGACTATTATTTTGTTCTAAAAGATTTCAAAGAATATGTAAAGGCCCAGGAAAAAATAGAAAAACTTTATAAAAATAAGGATAAATGGGCTAAAAAATGTCTTGTAAATATAGCGATGTCAGGACACTTTTCCTCTGACAATACCATTGCCAAATATGCACAAGAGATATGGAATATCAAGGGTGAAAAAATAGGAGAGTAA
- a CDS encoding glucose-1-phosphate adenylyltransferase: MARKEIVAMILAGGQGTRLKSLTEKIAKPAVPFGGKYRIIDFALSNCSNSAIDTVGVLTQYEPFALHNHIGIGAPWDLDRQNGGVSVLQPYTSMDGGDWYMGTAHAIHQNINYIDKFNPEYVLILSGDHIYKMDYSKMLDFHKENNADASIAVINVSMEEASRFGIMNTNEDYSIYEFEEKPANPKSTLASMGVYIFRWDLLRKFLIEDEENKDSSHDFGKDIIPKMLNDGHKMMAYPYEGYWKDVGTIDSLWEANMDLLNPDNELNIFDRNWKIYSPQKAYPPKYVGENAKIKNSLIVEGCDIYGEVENSIIFGGVCIGKNTKIKNSVIMSESAIGDNVVIEKAIVGSNVMINDHASIGDGIEIKVIPDNTIIQKNQIIK; encoded by the coding sequence ATGGCTAGAAAAGAAATAGTAGCAATGATTCTTGCAGGGGGACAAGGTACACGACTAAAGTCTCTTACAGAAAAAATAGCAAAACCTGCTGTGCCGTTTGGAGGAAAGTACAGAATAATAGACTTCGCTCTAAGTAACTGTTCTAACTCGGCAATAGATACTGTTGGGGTGCTCACACAATATGAACCCTTTGCCCTACATAATCATATCGGTATAGGGGCCCCTTGGGATCTAGACAGACAAAACGGTGGTGTATCTGTACTTCAGCCTTACACAAGTATGGACGGTGGAGACTGGTACATGGGAACAGCTCATGCCATCCATCAAAATATTAACTATATCGACAAATTCAACCCTGAGTATGTTTTGATACTTTCAGGTGACCATATTTACAAGATGGATTACAGTAAAATGCTTGATTTTCATAAGGAGAATAATGCAGATGCTTCTATAGCTGTAATAAATGTCTCAATGGAAGAGGCCTCGAGATTTGGTATTATGAATACAAACGAAGATTACTCTATTTATGAATTTGAAGAAAAACCTGCAAATCCAAAGAGTACCCTAGCATCTATGGGAGTATATATTTTCAGATGGGATCTTCTTAGAAAATTCTTGATAGAAGATGAAGAAAATAAAGACTCTAGTCATGACTTCGGAAAAGATATAATCCCAAAAATGCTAAATGACGGACATAAAATGATGGCTTATCCTTACGAAGGATACTGGAAAGATGTAGGAACTATAGACAGCCTATGGGAAGCAAATATGGATCTTTTAAATCCAGACAATGAACTAAATATTTTTGATAGAAATTGGAAAATATATTCACCACAAAAGGCATATCCCCCAAAATACGTAGGTGAAAATGCTAAGATTAAAAACTCCCTTATTGTAGAAGGATGTGACATATACGGAGAAGTTGAAAACTCCATTATATTCGGAGGAGTATGTATAGGTAAAAATACAAAAATAAAAAATTCTGTTATTATGTCTGAATCAGCTATAGGGGACAACGTAGTTATAGAAAAAGCAATTGTCGGATCAAATGTAATGATCAATGATCATGCCTCTATAGGAGACGGAATAGAAATAAAAGTAATACCAGACAATACAATCATCCAAAAAAATCAGATCATAAAATAA